A window of the Nisaea acidiphila genome harbors these coding sequences:
- the ugpE gene encoding sn-glycerol-3-phosphate ABC transporter permease UgpE, with product MKNVKPLDHLILILGILFLLLPIWIAFASSTHRPETLLGEGLQLWFGDYFWETYSAVLFENTGFTEQVNAVLMLQNSMVLGLGFSIGKIIISTLAAYAIVYFRFPAGSFFFWIIFSSLLLPLEVRIIPSYEVVSDLGMLNSYTGLILPLIASATATFFFRQFYKSVPEEILEAARIDGAGPFRFFVDILLPLSKTMIAAIFIIMFVVGWNQYLWPILMTTDESYFTVVMGIKQILNDLEGNRIPQYNKALALSILALLPPVMVVVIFQRWFVKGLVESEK from the coding sequence ATGAAAAACGTCAAACCGCTCGACCATCTGATCCTGATCCTCGGCATCCTTTTCCTGCTGCTGCCGATCTGGATCGCTTTCGCCTCCTCGACGCACCGCCCGGAAACGCTCCTCGGCGAGGGGCTCCAGCTCTGGTTCGGGGACTATTTCTGGGAGACCTACAGCGCGGTGCTGTTCGAGAATACCGGCTTCACCGAGCAGGTGAACGCGGTGCTGATGCTGCAGAACTCGATGGTGCTCGGGCTCGGTTTCTCGATCGGCAAGATCATCATCTCGACACTGGCCGCCTATGCCATCGTCTATTTCCGCTTCCCGGCCGGCAGCTTCTTCTTCTGGATCATCTTCTCCTCGCTGCTGCTGCCGCTCGAGGTGCGCATCATTCCCTCCTACGAGGTGGTCTCCGACCTCGGCATGCTGAACAGCTATACCGGGCTGATCCTGCCGCTGATCGCCAGCGCGACCGCGACCTTCTTTTTCCGCCAGTTCTACAAGTCGGTGCCGGAGGAGATCCTGGAGGCGGCGCGGATCGACGGGGCGGGGCCGTTCCGCTTCTTCGTCGACATCCTGCTGCCGCTCTCGAAAACAATGATCGCGGCGATCTTCATCATCATGTTCGTGGTCGGGTGGAACCAGTATCTCTGGCCCATCCTGATGACCACGGACGAGAGCTATTTCACGGTCGTGATGGGGATCAAGCAGATCCTCAACGATCTCGAAGGCAACCGTATCCCGCAATACAACAAGGCCCTCGCGCTTTCGATCCTCGCGCTGCTGCCACCGGTCATGGTGGTGGTGATCTTCCAGCGCTGGTTCGTGAAGGGCCTCGTCGAATCCGAGAAATGA
- the ada gene encoding bifunctional DNA-binding transcriptional regulator/O6-methylguanine-DNA methyltransferase Ada — protein sequence MPDEGMAARGATRGFDDDAARWAAVTGNDASADGHFYYAVITTGVYCRPSCRSRMPKRENVQFYDNAAAAEAAGYRPCRKCLGQDAAEIRRREAVTRACALLDGAEETAPTLDALAAETGLSPYHLQRTFKAVTGVTPRQYWDARRLARLRQNLKSGEAVAPALYGAGYGSSSRLYEKARGQLGMTPATYGKGGKGAVIAFTTAASPLGPLLVAATEAGICFVSLGNEVSALETGLREEFPRAEIVREDETLGELTDRVLASLDGGTPDSALPLDIQATAFQRQVWEALMAIPAGETRTYGELAEAIGKPGAARAVGRACGSNRVALVIPCHRAVGANGSLTGYRWGTERKRRLLDAERAGNAKRLAAAG from the coding sequence ATGCCGGACGAAGGAATGGCGGCACGCGGCGCGACGAGAGGCTTCGACGACGATGCGGCCCGCTGGGCGGCGGTGACCGGCAACGACGCGTCGGCGGACGGACATTTCTACTACGCGGTGATCACGACGGGCGTCTATTGCCGCCCGAGCTGCCGCTCGCGCATGCCGAAACGCGAGAATGTCCAGTTCTACGACAATGCCGCGGCCGCGGAGGCCGCAGGCTACCGGCCCTGCCGCAAATGCCTCGGCCAGGATGCGGCCGAAATCCGGCGCCGCGAGGCGGTAACCCGGGCCTGCGCGTTGCTCGACGGGGCGGAGGAGACCGCGCCGACGCTCGACGCGCTCGCCGCCGAGACCGGCCTCTCGCCCTATCATCTGCAACGGACCTTCAAGGCGGTGACCGGCGTCACCCCGCGGCAATATTGGGACGCGCGCCGGCTGGCCCGGCTCCGGCAGAACCTGAAATCGGGCGAGGCCGTGGCACCCGCGCTCTACGGTGCCGGCTACGGCTCGTCCAGCCGGCTCTACGAGAAAGCGCGCGGCCAGCTCGGCATGACGCCGGCGACCTACGGCAAGGGCGGCAAGGGGGCGGTGATCGCCTTCACCACGGCCGCCTCGCCGCTCGGCCCGCTGCTGGTCGCCGCGACCGAAGCCGGGATCTGCTTCGTCTCCCTCGGCAACGAGGTTTCCGCCCTGGAAACCGGGCTTCGCGAGGAGTTCCCCCGGGCCGAGATCGTACGCGAGGACGAGACGCTCGGAGAACTCACCGACCGTGTCCTCGCGAGCCTCGACGGCGGGACGCCGGACAGCGCCTTGCCGCTCGACATCCAGGCGACCGCTTTCCAGCGCCAGGTCTGGGAGGCGCTGATGGCGATACCGGCCGGCGAGACCCGGACCTATGGCGAGCTTGCGGAGGCGATCGGCAAACCGGGCGCGGCACGGGCCGTCGGGCGCGCCTGCGGCAGCAACCGGGTCGCCCTAGTCATTCCCTGCCACCGCGCCGTCGGCGCGAACGGCAGCCTCACCGGCTATCGCTGGGGCACGGAGCGCAAGCGCCGGCTTCTGGACGCCGAGCGCGCGGGGAACGCGAAACGGCTCGCCGCCGCCGGGTAA
- a CDS encoding ABC transporter permease subunit, giving the protein MKRQQFNHITLPYLLIAPQLAIIAIFFVWPAAQAIYQSFMLEDPFGLASQFVGLDNFREVVASDHYATSAVFTLVFSALVAFLSMALALLLAVKADGIIHGQSAYKVMLTWVYAVAPAVAGMIGTFLFDRSIGPLNHFLNATGWPFNPQLDVFDASFTVILVSVWKQVSVNFIYFLAGLQSIPRSVREAALIDCRDGFRRFWTVTLPLLAPTGFFVLVINITYAFFDTFGVIDTMTRGAPGGGTATLVYKVYQDGFLGADLGGSSAQSVILMILVLGLTVVQFRVLEKRIHY; this is encoded by the coding sequence ATGAAGCGGCAGCAATTCAACCACATCACCCTGCCGTATCTGCTGATCGCGCCGCAGCTCGCGATCATCGCGATCTTCTTCGTCTGGCCGGCGGCCCAGGCGATCTACCAGTCCTTCATGCTGGAGGACCCGTTCGGTCTCGCCAGCCAGTTCGTCGGCCTCGACAATTTCCGCGAGGTGGTCGCAAGCGACCATTACGCGACCTCGGCCGTCTTCACCCTCGTCTTCTCCGCCCTCGTCGCCTTTCTCTCCATGGCGCTCGCGCTGCTGCTGGCGGTCAAGGCGGACGGGATCATTCACGGGCAGTCCGCTTACAAGGTCATGCTGACCTGGGTCTATGCGGTGGCGCCCGCGGTCGCCGGCATGATCGGCACCTTTCTGTTCGACCGTTCGATCGGCCCGCTGAACCATTTCCTGAACGCCACCGGCTGGCCGTTCAATCCGCAGCTCGACGTGTTCGACGCCTCCTTCACCGTGATCCTGGTCTCGGTCTGGAAGCAGGTCAGCGTGAATTTCATCTATTTCCTCGCCGGCCTGCAGTCGATCCCGCGCTCGGTCCGCGAGGCCGCGCTGATCGATTGCCGCGACGGCTTCCGCCGGTTCTGGACGGTGACCCTGCCGCTGCTCGCGCCGACCGGCTTCTTCGTGCTGGTGATCAACATCACCTACGCCTTCTTCGACACCTTCGGGGTGATCGACACCATGACCCGCGGCGCGCCCGGCGGCGGCACCGCGACGCTGGTCTACAAGGTCTATCAGGACGGCTTCCTCGGTGCCGATCTCGGCGGCAGCTCGGCGCAGTCCGTCATCCTCATGATTCTCGTGCTCGGGCTGACCGTCGTGCAGTTCCGCGTGCTCGAGAAGCGCATCCATTACTGA
- a CDS encoding extracellular solute-binding protein translates to MKATKTLLAAAAGLAMLGAGAANAATEITFWHAMGGGLGETVNAIAKDFNASQSEYKLTPIYKGGYEETMTAGIAAFRAGEAPNIIQIFDAGAATIINAKGAVYPVASLLNENGVPFHAEDYIAGVRYFYADSKGDMIGMPFNSSTPVLYYNKDALAKAGVQPPKTWEEFESIAPKLKDAGYIALSQSHTPWIFSENFHSRHNIPLANENNGFDGVATKINYNNEHMRMHFSKAREWQQAGLFGYYGTKWGDNQKPFIDQEVAMWLGSSGSFGGLKKAAKFDFGTTNLPYWNSIAKGEDYTTFIGGAALFAFSGKDKAENEGVAQFFKFLTKPETQFFWHKETGYVPITNAAYTLAKESGYYKDEPDAEVGIQQLNLKSAENNKGYRLGYYVQIREVMNREYDQIFAGSKSVDDAFAAIEDGANKLLARFAKTVQ, encoded by the coding sequence ATGAAAGCAACCAAGACGCTTCTCGCTGCCGCGGCTGGCCTTGCCATGCTCGGTGCGGGCGCCGCCAACGCGGCCACCGAGATCACCTTCTGGCACGCCATGGGCGGCGGCCTCGGCGAGACCGTGAACGCCATCGCCAAGGACTTCAACGCGTCCCAGAGCGAGTACAAGCTGACCCCGATCTACAAGGGCGGCTACGAAGAGACCATGACCGCCGGCATCGCCGCGTTCCGCGCGGGCGAAGCGCCGAACATCATCCAGATCTTCGACGCCGGCGCCGCGACCATCATCAACGCCAAGGGCGCGGTCTATCCGGTTGCCAGCCTGCTGAACGAAAACGGCGTTCCTTTCCACGCCGAGGATTACATCGCCGGCGTCCGCTATTTCTACGCGGACAGCAAGGGCGACATGATCGGCATGCCGTTCAACAGCTCCACCCCGGTGCTCTACTACAACAAGGACGCCCTGGCGAAAGCCGGCGTGCAGCCGCCGAAGACCTGGGAAGAGTTCGAGTCAATCGCGCCGAAGCTGAAGGACGCGGGCTATATCGCGCTCAGCCAGTCGCACACGCCGTGGATCTTCTCCGAGAACTTCCACTCCCGGCACAACATCCCGCTGGCGAACGAGAATAACGGCTTCGACGGCGTCGCGACCAAGATCAACTACAACAACGAACACATGCGCATGCACTTCTCGAAGGCGCGCGAGTGGCAGCAGGCCGGCCTGTTCGGCTATTACGGCACCAAGTGGGGCGACAACCAGAAGCCCTTCATCGACCAGGAAGTCGCCATGTGGCTCGGCTCCTCCGGCTCCTTCGGTGGTCTGAAGAAGGCGGCGAAGTTCGACTTCGGTACCACCAACCTGCCGTATTGGAACAGCATCGCCAAGGGCGAGGACTACACCACCTTCATCGGCGGTGCGGCTCTCTTCGCCTTCTCCGGCAAGGACAAGGCCGAGAACGAGGGCGTTGCCCAGTTCTTCAAGTTCCTGACCAAGCCGGAAACCCAGTTCTTCTGGCACAAGGAAACCGGCTACGTGCCGATCACCAACGCGGCCTACACGCTCGCGAAGGAATCCGGCTATTACAAGGACGAGCCGGACGCCGAGGTCGGCATCCAGCAGCTGAACCTGAAATCTGCCGAGAACAACAAGGGCTACCGCCTCGGTTACTACGTGCAGATCCGCGAAGTGATGAACCGCGAATACGACCAGATCTTCGCCGGCTCCAAGTCGGTCGACGATGCCTTCGCGGCCATCGAGGACGGCGCCAACAAGCTGCTCGCCCGCTTCGCCAAGACGGTCCAGTAA